Proteins encoded together in one Campylobacter peloridis LMG 23910 window:
- a CDS encoding endonuclease MutS2, with the protein MQEQFFKKLDLDGYIGEFKGLFARDKDIFLQGDSKLHFKRINELALIEFNSPPALSELNSALIHLSKQGILHLDQSFEFIKICKYFEYLKKLKFEESLKEWLLKIEIPQAIVELFEYFDEKGEIKESIDERLINLNLALKMKKESLVAEFKKLTYTKSLSAYLIDTQIHLINGMEALLVRGGFNHALKAKVIGRSSGGGFYIVPLSVEKIQSQIDEIKDAKEEIFYEYAKKISLVFYKNLMFLKFINNAFDLFDHYSARVLMAKKYDYEFVLADNSTNLILHDFAHPALKNAKSVSIDFSKKALIITGVNAGGKSMLLKGILSAALLAKHLLPMRINAQKSQIGNFKEFDAILEDPQNVKNDISTFAGRMLHFSKLLGKKNVLLGVDEIELGTDFEEAACLYTELILKLLEQDNKIIITTHHKRLAMLLAKNEQVELIAALYDEELSRPKYEFLKGTIGKSYAFETALRYGISANLVQNAKKLYGEDKENLEEMVSKNINLELSLRKQSQELEKKEARVDEILLSLKDQKEKNEQELKKLISNLEFKYHKAIEEAKKTINLKDIKEKQRSLNKANELKKSIVLPSMEQNEELRVGDFVKYEKIKGKITAISKNDAMIQSDGLSLRVPLKLLKKSNQTPTQKVKSSVNITRPSALNMTLDLHGLRSDEALDRLDKFISDALIVGFDEVIVYHGIGTGKLAFAVKEFLKAHKSVKSFNDAPINQGGFGAKVVKL; encoded by the coding sequence TTTAAAAAGTTAGATTTAGATGGCTATATAGGAGAATTTAAAGGACTTTTTGCAAGAGATAAGGATATATTTTTACAAGGTGATAGCAAACTTCATTTTAAAAGAATCAACGAACTTGCCTTGATAGAATTTAACTCCCCGCCCGCACTTAGTGAGTTAAATAGCGCTTTAATTCATCTTAGCAAGCAAGGAATTTTGCATTTAGATCAAAGTTTTGAATTTATAAAAATTTGTAAGTATTTTGAGTATTTGAAAAAATTAAAATTTGAAGAAAGCTTGAAAGAGTGGCTTTTGAAAATAGAAATTCCACAAGCTATAGTAGAACTTTTTGAATATTTTGATGAAAAGGGTGAGATTAAAGAAAGCATTGATGAAAGACTTATTAATCTAAATTTAGCTTTAAAAATGAAAAAAGAAAGCTTAGTGGCTGAGTTTAAAAAACTCACCTATACTAAAAGTCTTAGTGCGTATTTAATCGACACGCAAATTCATCTTATAAATGGCATGGAAGCACTTTTGGTGCGTGGTGGGTTTAATCATGCTTTAAAAGCAAAAGTTATAGGCAGAAGCAGTGGGGGTGGTTTTTATATAGTGCCTTTGAGCGTGGAAAAAATCCAAAGCCAAATAGATGAAATTAAAGACGCTAAAGAAGAAATTTTTTATGAATATGCTAAAAAAATTAGCTTGGTTTTTTATAAAAATTTGATGTTTTTAAAATTTATTAATAATGCTTTTGATTTGTTTGATCACTATAGTGCTAGGGTTTTGATGGCTAAAAAGTATGATTATGAGTTTGTTTTAGCAGATAATTCTACAAATTTGATTTTACATGATTTTGCACATCCTGCTTTAAAGAATGCAAAAAGCGTGAGTATAGATTTTAGTAAAAAAGCTTTGATTATCACTGGGGTAAATGCAGGTGGTAAATCTATGCTTTTAAAAGGAATTTTAAGTGCAGCTTTACTCGCAAAACATTTACTTCCTATGAGAATAAACGCACAAAAAAGCCAAATAGGCAATTTCAAAGAATTTGATGCGATTTTAGAAGATCCACAAAATGTAAAAAATGATATTTCTACTTTTGCAGGAAGAATGCTGCATTTTTCTAAGCTTTTGGGTAAGAAAAATGTTTTATTGGGAGTTGATGAGATAGAGCTTGGAACAGATTTTGAAGAAGCAGCTTGTTTATATACTGAGCTTATTTTAAAACTTTTAGAACAAGATAATAAAATCATCATTACAACCCACCATAAACGCCTTGCCATGCTTTTGGCTAAAAATGAGCAAGTAGAATTAATCGCTGCTTTGTATGATGAGGAATTATCACGCCCAAAATATGAGTTTTTAAAAGGCACTATAGGTAAATCTTATGCTTTTGAAACGGCTTTAAGATATGGTATAAGTGCGAATTTAGTGCAAAATGCTAAAAAACTTTATGGGGAAGATAAAGAAAATTTAGAAGAAATGGTAAGTAAAAATATCAATCTTGAACTTTCTTTACGCAAACAAAGCCAAGAGCTTGAGAAAAAAGAAGCAAGGGTAGATGAAATTTTACTTTCACTTAAAGATCAAAAAGAAAAAAACGAGCAAGAATTAAAAAAACTTATTTCAAATTTAGAATTTAAATACCACAAGGCCATAGAAGAGGCTAAAAAAACCATAAATTTAAAAGATATCAAAGAAAAACAAAGAAGCTTAAACAAAGCAAATGAGCTTAAAAAAAGCATTGTTTTGCCAAGTATGGAGCAAAATGAAGAGCTTAGAGTAGGGGATTTTGTAAAATATGAAAAAATCAAAGGTAAAATCACTGCAATTTCAAAAAATGATGCGATGATTCAAAGCGATGGTTTGAGTTTGCGTGTGCCATTAAAGCTTCTTAAAAAAAGCAATCAAACCCCAACACAAAAAGTAAAATCAAGTGTTAATATAACCCGCCCAAGCGCTTTAAATATGACTTTAGATTTACATGGTTTAAGAAGTGATGAAGCACTTGATAGGCTGGATAAATTTATATCTGATGCTTTGATAGTGGGTTTTGATGAGGTGATAGTTTATCATGGTATAGGCACAGGAAAATTAGCTTTTGCGGTAAAAGAGTTTTTAAAGGCCCATAAAAGTGTAAAAAGCTTTAATGACGCACCGATTAATCAAGGTGGTTTTGGTGCTAAGGTGGTGAAACTTTAA